The DNA segment GGGGTGAATCGGGAGAACTTCGAGTTCCTGATTTAGAAAAAGGATTAGCTAAATTTGCCAGTGCAGATGTTTTGGGATTTCCCAAAATTCCGTTTAAGGGAACAGAATTTCCGATCAAGATTTACTTTGACGATAATTTAGTCAGCAAAGATGGGTTTGTCGAGCTTCGAGTTTATTCTCCGCTAGCTGCGTTCTCAACCAATGTTGCTGAGTTAGAAAATCAAAGCCTTAACTCCGAAGCAAAACAAACCGTTTTTGTCTTGTGCGATCGCGTTGCTGGATTTGATGAGCAATTGCGCTATTACTTAGCGATGCAAGCGGTTGTCGATCGCTGGAAGGGCGATCCGTACAAGTCTGAGGAGGCGCGGAAATTAGCCTCCGAGCGCGAGTCCAATGACTTGAAGAAGCTGCGAGGGCATGTGCAAAAAGGTATTCAAGAGGGACTCAGACAAGCACGCATCGTTTTCCGGGGCGCAACGCGCACGGTTTCCGCTAGAGCGGGACAGAAGCCAGGAGAAGCGGTACGGGCGGAAGTCGCAGCGTTTTTTCCCACGCTGTACCCGAAATATGAGAAGGTTACTGTTCGCATTATCAATGAAGGCAAAGCGATCGCAGATGTCTTGAACGGTTCTAAGAACCTCAGTGCTGACGTTCAGGAACTGAAGATTTTTGATAAAGCCGGACAAATCGATTTGCAATGTCCGTTGCTCGATACGATTCGTGTCTTTCTTTTAGCTCGTCAGAGTCAAAATGAGCGGACGCTGGGGAGAGATTTGTTGGATGAGTTTGTTAAGCCTCCTTATGGTTGGGATGGAAATGCGGTTCGCGTGGGGGTAGCAGCCCTTGTTCGGGCGGGAGCCATGCGGGTTCTAATTAATAAGAAGGCTTACACGAATCCCGTAGATGCTGAACTCCAGAATGCCCTAAGAAACAGCCGCAGCTTTAACACAGTAGATCTGGTTCTAGAAGAGACTGAGCTTAACCCGGACGTTTTGACCGATGTCCGCAAGATATTGTTTAAGTTAACGGGAAATCGCAAGGTTGACGAGACTCCTGCGGCACTCTCGGAGGAGATGGAGAAATTTGGTACGGAGATTTTAGAGAAGGCTACAGCAGCAGCACTTTGGGCAGAACCAGCGAAACTGCCCTTACCTGCTGATTTCCAGCAGGGGAAAGATGTGTTTGACAAGATTTTAGCATTATCTAACCCAATGCATCGGGTGAATGAAATTCACGTTCATCAAGAGCATCTGAAAACGTATGCCAATGCAATTGTGCGAGTGTCTGACTTTGTGGAGAAATGGCGCAAGGCATTTACAGAAATGCGTGATTTTGCCGCATCTATTACTACGGTTGACTATCGACTCCCCAAAAATAGCACCAGTGCTGCTTTTCTAAGTAACTGGAAGACAGCGATCGCAGATGCCACGATTACAGACAGCTCGGTTTGGAAGGGCTTACAAAATGACCAAGCCGCAGCCCTTTTGGATTGGAAAAAAATCCTTAATGATTGGCGCAATGAGGCGCGAACTCTCGCGCAGGAAGCCATTGACCAATTGCCCCAAAAGCTAGCTGACAACAATTTATCCGTTGATGAACTGCAAGACTCCCTGGCTTCAGAACTCAATCAGTTTCTTGCCGCGCTGGATGAAAATAAGGAAGTTGCTCATATTGCCTCACTTTCAGACCAGGCGAGAAGTTTAATTCGTAAGTTAGAGGCAGCGATTGAGGAAGAACGGCTCTCTCGTGTCCCTAAAACACCAACAGAAGAAACCAAGCCGACTCAGCCAGTTAATTGGGTACCCGATACCAAGAATGGCAATGATCCAAACCAGTCATCGTTTAAGTTGATTCGCGTTCCAGAGGTTGCCAAGAAAACTCGGATTAAGACGGTGGAAGAATGGGAACAGGTGCGAGATGCGCTGGATGCAGCCGTGAGGCAGGAACTGGAAAACGGGAATGAAGTGGAGTTGGGATGAAGTCATTTGAACAAGGCTTCATTGAACAACCGCCGATTACCCAACAGCTCCTTCAGACGATTCGCCTGATTGGGGAATATAAAGGTAAGCAGGAGTTGTTCAAAGAGCAAGCCCCCCAAGCCCTGGAAACCTTGCGTCAAGCTGCCGTTATTCAGAGTACTGAGTCTTCTAACCGCATAGAAGGCATCACTGCCCCTTTGGAACGCATCAAGCAATTGGTGGCTGAGAAAACGACGCCCCGCGATCGCTCGGAACAGGAAATAGCTGGCTACCGGGATGTGTTAAACACAATTCACGCCAGCTATGCTCATATCCCGTTTACTACGGGTGTAGTTTTACAACTACATCGCGATCTTTACCAGTTTTCAGTGCCTCAGGGTGGACGCTGGAAGACGGCTAATAATGAAATTAGTGAAACTCGTCCTGATGGCACGAAATTTCTGAGATTTCAGCCTGTTCCAGCCTTTGAAACTCCAGAGGCAATGGAACGCTTGCACGAACGGTTCAACTACCTTTGGCAGTCCGGTGAATTTGAGCCATTGCTGCTAATTCCTAGTTATGTTCTGGATTTCTTGTGCATTCACCCATTTTTAGATGGGAATGGGCGGATGGCTCGGCTTCTCACTTTGTTGCTGCTATACCAAGCGGGTTACGAGGTGGGACGGTTTATTAGCTTGGAGCGGATTGTGGAGGACACTAAGCAAAGCTATTACGATACGCTCTACCAGTGCTCGCAAAACTGGCATCAGGGGCAACATAGCTTATTGCCCTGGTACTCCTATTTTCTGGGAGTGGTGCTGTCGGCGTATCGGGAATTTGAGCAACGGGTTGGATTGGTTACGACTACGCGAGGGGCTAAACGGGAAATGATTCTGGATACAGTGCAGCGGTTGCCAAACCAGTTTCAATTTGCTGATTTGGAACGCGCTTGCCCCGGTGTTAGCCGTCCTACCATCAACCGAGCTTTGGCAGAGTTGCGGAAGACAAATCAAATTCGTTGTATCAAGCCTGGACGTGATGCTGTCTGGGAAAAAATATGATCGCGATCTAATTAATATGATCATCAAGGGTGATTGCGATCATGTTTATGGGTTACAAGCTATTCGTTACGTTATCCTCCATTGAGAAGTTTGAGTCAGATGGAAGCCTCTCTGAAAAAAATCCTACGATCGCTCTCGCTAGAACTTCGCCATATTCTGGAAGGCACTTACGACGAACGGGGCAAGTTTCACGCTGGCGATTTGGAACGCCGATTAAATGAGATTGGGATTTGGCGTGATCGCACTGCGAAACCTCTTGACGAATTACCTCATTTATGCATTGAAGATAAAGATGCGCGTCGGGTTGTTGATGCCTATATTCAATTTCGGGAAGAGGCGGGTGTCTCCCGTCAGGAGGC comes from the Coleofasciculus sp. FACHB-1120 genome and includes:
- a CDS encoding Fic family protein is translated as MKSFEQGFIEQPPITQQLLQTIRLIGEYKGKQELFKEQAPQALETLRQAAVIQSTESSNRIEGITAPLERIKQLVAEKTTPRDRSEQEIAGYRDVLNTIHASYAHIPFTTGVVLQLHRDLYQFSVPQGGRWKTANNEISETRPDGTKFLRFQPVPAFETPEAMERLHERFNYLWQSGEFEPLLLIPSYVLDFLCIHPFLDGNGRMARLLTLLLLYQAGYEVGRFISLERIVEDTKQSYYDTLYQCSQNWHQGQHSLLPWYSYFLGVVLSAYREFEQRVGLVTTTRGAKREMILDTVQRLPNQFQFADLERACPGVSRPTINRALAELRKTNQIRCIKPGRDAVWEKI
- the brxC gene encoding BREX system P-loop protein BrxC, whose product is MRIREIFQTPVEEDIEPVVKVGERQDDTKLAAEIGSYVVTPTIERYIDDLLEHYTDTLRLKTGEIGVWISGYFGSGKSYFAKIAALLIENPILDGYSASERFKARIVNAPRQASITASLSRLPQCDTQVLAFNINALTEGETTPTPLPKILLSQYYLAKGYGTNLVYARVIEAELDKRGKLSELHSTIERLAKKPWQELQKNLAYHSKHLYQAVCEVAPDAFSSPQEVEKALTIAQQGDLYNIQFFVQTVLDELETRQRDLGKPCRLVLVLDETGQWIGEDRDRLNHLQALIEEAAEKAQGKIWVFVTTHEDMGAVLQNARTRPADIKRLEGRFRFKFSLTTENIELVLEDRIFRKNLAGKNAVIEAYNENPGILRDLGELKNTSQKLPECSEERFTTFYPFLPYQIHLIPEVVKSLRRAGGRGEELSGSTRTLIGITQDILRKGRRTYLDQTVGEIVSFDEIYSNLSIAGDQQVEVTPDVRREMGRIERDVLGATTLTRRVAEVLYLIRDIAFIPKTIDNLARLLAEHTTDDLTSISNWVKPELDKLIKAKMVAKLGEEYEFLTGERRTFEEEVGGESGELRVPDLEKGLAKFASADVLGFPKIPFKGTEFPIKIYFDDNLVSKDGFVELRVYSPLAAFSTNVAELENQSLNSEAKQTVFVLCDRVAGFDEQLRYYLAMQAVVDRWKGDPYKSEEARKLASERESNDLKKLRGHVQKGIQEGLRQARIVFRGATRTVSARAGQKPGEAVRAEVAAFFPTLYPKYEKVTVRIINEGKAIADVLNGSKNLSADVQELKIFDKAGQIDLQCPLLDTIRVFLLARQSQNERTLGRDLLDEFVKPPYGWDGNAVRVGVAALVRAGAMRVLINKKAYTNPVDAELQNALRNSRSFNTVDLVLEETELNPDVLTDVRKILFKLTGNRKVDETPAALSEEMEKFGTEILEKATAAALWAEPAKLPLPADFQQGKDVFDKILALSNPMHRVNEIHVHQEHLKTYANAIVRVSDFVEKWRKAFTEMRDFAASITTVDYRLPKNSTSAAFLSNWKTAIADATITDSSVWKGLQNDQAAALLDWKKILNDWRNEARTLAQEAIDQLPQKLADNNLSVDELQDSLASELNQFLAALDENKEVAHIASLSDQARSLIRKLEAAIEEERLSRVPKTPTEETKPTQPVNWVPDTKNGNDPNQSSFKLIRVPEVAKKTRIKTVEEWEQVRDALDAAVRQELENGNEVELG